The Leopardus geoffroyi isolate Oge1 chromosome C1, O.geoffroyi_Oge1_pat1.0, whole genome shotgun sequence sequence aagaataccatgaacaactctatgcccaaAATGTGACAGCTTGAGTGAAACTGCTCAATTCCTTCAAagaacaaactaccaaaactcactcAGAAGGAATAGATAACTGGAAtagtcttcatcttttttttttttttttttttaagtaggcttcgtgACCAATATGGGGACCTAcacggggcatgaactcatgtccctgagatcaagacctcaacTGAGAtcagatttggatgcttaaccaactgagccacccaggtgccctagaatagtcttcttttaaagaaactgaattcataGTTTAAAACCTTCCAGTGGAGGAAACTTGAAGTCCATCCAGATGGTTTcgcaggtgaattctaccaaacatgtaagaGGAAAAGATACCAAATCTGCACAGTGTCTCCCAGGAAATGTTAGAAGGAATACTTCCCAATTCATTATATGAGGCTTGAtaataaaaccagataaagatgttacaagaaaagaaaactatgttaATATTCTTCATGAGCGTAGATGAAAAAGTCACGACAAGATGTGAGTTAAATTCCaccaatatattaaaaggatgatACATCATGACCAGTGGGATTTATCTTGGGAATGCAAGTGTGTTCCACATTTAAAAGTTGTTGAGGCTTATTTACTGTATTAAGACTAAGAAAAGCCATATGATCATCTGTGTACATtgagaagaagcatttgacaaaatttttcATACTTGATAAAAATTCTTACAAACTAGAAATTCTAGGaattgagtttttcttttatgtgatgAAGGGCATCTACAAAAGTATGTAGCTAATGCCATAATGCTTACTAGTGAAGACAATGTTTTCTCCTTTAAGATGGAGAAGTGTgataaggcaaaaaaagaaagtttttagaacagaaaggaagaaataaattgcccgtatttgcagatgatatgattgtctatgtagaataCTCCAAGGAATCTACAAGAGAGATTCTAGGACCAACATgtgaatttagcaaggttgcaggatatacgGACAATGTATAAGAATTAATTGTATTTGtttatactagcaatgaacaaccAGGAATGGAAGTAAGTAAAAAACAGTACCACTTAAGTGGCACCAAAAATAGGTGCAAATCTGACAAAGTGTATACAGGATCTGTGTGTCTAGAACTACGAAACACTGATGCAGCAAATCAAAGAAGGCCTAAATATTTGTAGAGAATTACTGTTTGTGGTTTgaagactcagtattgttaaaatgtaatttctcCTCAGCCTGGTGCACCCAGATCAAAATCAGTAACACTTTTTTTTGTAGATAATgataaactgcttttaaaaattataaaatggcagAAGAACACAGATTGCTAGACCATTTGATAAAGAACAACATAGTTGGAGGATTTGATCTGAAATGTAGCTGATTTCAAGACCTGTGAAGTTACAGTGATCAGGGTATTGAGGTAGACCCATAGAAAAAATGCAGTCAGTTGATTTCGATAAAGGTGTAAAGGCAATTCAGTAAAGATAGCCTTTTTCCACATAATGGAGTCAGAACAATTGGACAGCatatgagaaaaaagaattttaaactatCTCTTATACCTAATGTGGCAATGAACTCAAATAGATcagagatctaaatgtaaaatgtaaaataatacaattggcagaagagaacaaaggagagaaaccTTTGTAACCTTGGCTTAGATGAAATTTCTTACATATGACCAAAAGCATAAcataaattgataaattggatgtTGTTAAAATTAATGACACCACAAATTAATCTTTGTGgtgtgattcttgatttcgactcaggtcatgatctcatggttcatgagttcgagcccctcactgctagtgcagagcctgtttgggatattctctttctctctctctctctctctctctctctctctctgtctctgtctctctctccccccccccccccccaataaacttaaaaaaagataaaaacttccattttttgaaagataCTCTGAAGAGAGTGAAAAGAAGTGGCAgactgagagaagatatttgcagatcacatatctgacaaagattttataTGTAGAGTACAGAAATAATTCTGAAActctataataagaaaaaaaaccgaATTAAAGAATGAGCAAAAGATTTTAACCCGAAACTTCACTGGACATGATGTATGGGTAGCAAGTAAGGGCTTGAAAGATTCTctgcatcattagtcattagggaaatgcaaattacagCCACAGTGAGATGTGACTGTACGCTTGTTAGGGTgactaagaaaataaacaatcctTCTCTCTCTAGCTGACAATATTAAGTATTAGTGAGGATGTAGAGCAACTGGAACACATACATTCCCACATACAATACATtgctgtgggaatgcaaaatggtacagccactttggtaAATCTTTTGAAAGCTTCCcataaagttaaacaaaaacttccatgaccctgtagttttgtttttaattaaaaaaaacttttttaatgtttatttttgagagagagcactagtgagggaggggcagaaagagagaggggaacagaggatctgaagtgggctctgtgcttacagcaaacagagcctgatatggggctcaaactcatgaaaccacgagatcatgacctgagctgaaggaggacgctaaaccaactgagccacccaggcgccctccaccATTGTAGTTTCaatcctaggtatttactcaggAAAAATGAAGACTTAACAGTTCACACAAAAACTACATGTGAATGTCAGTAGCAATTTTGTTCAAATTGTTAAGTGCTACAGGCATTCTCCTGAattggagaatggataaacaaaatgtggtatatccatagaattcaataataaaaaaggaattattggtggggggcacctgggtgacttagtcggttaagcatctgactcttgatttcagctcaggtcacgatctcatggtttatgggattgagctctgtactgatggtgtggagtctgtttgggattctctctcccactctctgcctctcccctgctttctctctctctctctctctctctctctctctctttcagtaaataaataaaacttaaaaaaaatggaattattggtACTTGCTACAACATTGGTGAATATCAAAAGTGTTAAGCTACGTGAAAAATGCCAGACTCAAAAGGGTACACagtgtgtgattttatttatatgacattcaacaaaagagaaaaattacagtAATGGGAAACATCAGTTGTTGCCAGGGATTAGGGGTAGTGATAGGAGATTGATAACAGAGGGTTCTGCATCTTGGTTGTGGTTGTTTGATGATTCACGCTTTAAAAAGCGCTACTGCTCacggagtgcctggatggctctgttggttaagcgcctgattattgattctggctcaggtcatgatctcgtggtttttcTCATTGAACCtttcgtcgggctctgtgctgacagtgtggagcctgcttgggattcactctctcctctatctctttctcttccctgctctctctccctcaaaataaacaaacattaaaaaaaaatctctgctgcTTGGTTTATATCCCATACAGTTAAATCAGAATGAAGATGAGAGCCTTAAAGCCTGGCTTTGGGAACTGCTGGTTTTGGCTCATACTTGAATCTTTGAATTCCTTATTCCTAGTTTAGGAGACTACTTTATCTAGAAAATGTtgcatcatttttacttttgcaaAGATGAATTCAGTAATCCAGTGAGACTTCGTTTGTTCAGTTTTTATTGGCTTAAATAGTTGGTAAGTTAATacataatccagtttaaaaaacacataaaaatggaaaagctcTCTTGTTTTGTATGCTAATGACAAGGGGAAAAACCACACTGAGTTTATCTCCATGAAACAATTGATAGTACAGATTTCTTTATCCCAGAATCACACTTGTGgaatattgaattattttctaattaagtCGACAGCCAGAATTATGTTCATGTGTGGATTATATGTAAAAGCTCTTGAAATGGCACAGAAAACAATCTAAAAGCCCAAGTATAGTATTAAGTAACATGTTAAATTGGTCAAGTTCAGTATCCACAAAAAGTTTCAGTAACTTCACAGCTAAGTATGCAGTGCAAGCTCCTTACCCCAGGTTATGAAGAGTTCTGCAGTTGAAACTGTGGCTGAAAGCTATAAAAGTTGGAAAACTCCTACACTGagagttaaataaaattgatttttaggggtgcctgggtggctctgttggttgaatgtctgacttcagctcaggtcatgatctcatggtttgggagttcgagccccggattgggcttgctgttgtcagtacgaacctctggctccctctctctctgctcctccccactaatatattctctctctctcaaaaataaacatttcaaaaaatttgctttttaatgtcCAATTTAGTTATCAACAAATTTATGGTAGTCttaaaatgctcttttttttttctttccttttttttttttcccccagagagcgaacaagtgagcaggggagaggggcagagggggagagatagaatctttatttttttaattatttttttattttttaagtttattttgagagaaagcgcaaactggggaggggcagagagagagactccaaagCCGGCTGTccctgtgagtgcagagcctgatgcagggcttgaaactcctaaactgtgagatcatgacctgaggggaagtctgacacttaaccgactgagccacccaggcccctgatagagagagagagagaaagagagagagggggggaagggggggaagaatacccgaatgggggaggggcagagagagagggaggctgagaatctgaaacaggctccaagctgacagtgcagatctcagtgtgggactcaaacccacaaaccacaagattgtgacctgagctgaagtcagatgctttatggattgggccacccaggtgcccctcatgttaacatttttaatcaatttttattgAGATTATATGTTCAGtgcatttggaagaaaaataccaaatggggcgcctgactggctcagttggttaagcatccaactttgcctcaggtcataatctcacagtttgtgagtttgagccctgtgttgggctctgtgctgacagctcggagcctggagcttgcttcagattctgtgtctccctctcttctatgccccatccccactcatgctctgtctctctctctgtcttaaaaagtaaatttaaaaaaattaaaaaaaaaaatacctaatggTCCCATGTACTTTGTCTAGTTTCTCCCAGGGGTAACAGCTTGGAAATGATAGCACAATATCACAAGATGAGATTAATACTGATTTTAATCTATAGATTTTACACAGATTTCTTGAGTTTTACTGGTGCTCGTGTGAGtaattttctgtaatttcattatatgtatatatttgtgtatttaccaccacagtcaagatccTTAACAGTTCATCACCACAGTAGTTCCCCTTTTATAATCACACCCCTTCCCTATCCCTAACTCCTGTTctccatttttgttattttgttatttcaagaatgtCACATAAATGACAGTGTACAATCAGATATAACCTTTTGGATAGGTTCGTGTATCTGctaccacagtcaagatacagaatcatgtgaacttttaaaaactacttatATAAACAGCTgtcttgtttattctttaaaaaactgaatggTCTCATTATAATTTCTCCTCTAATTTGTTGGGGATTCACATTTATTAAAGATTGGGCAGTGAAGAAAAAGGGATCATGATGATGCTTTTGTTACTGGCCTTGTTTACCATTCATGTAGGTCCCCTCAAAGTTCTGGGACTTTGTAGGTATCAGATCTCATTTAGGGTAGACTGTTCATCCCAGGACATATTTACTGGTTTGGCTATCGatagtcttaaaatttttttttaagtttatttatttattttgagagagcatgagtggggtagagaaagaggaattCTAAGCATGCTTACatggtcagcacaaagcctgacatagggctcaaaatcacaaaactgcgagatcatgtcctgagttgaaatcaagagtcagacgcttaactagctgagccacccaggtgcccctggagatcAATAATCTTAAAATAGAGGTTTCCAGGCTAAGGTTCTGACAGTGGAATCCAGGTTTGTGTTAATCATGTGGGGATCTTaaaaccttttattatttttagaagttcCATACTTATTGTACTTGCTATCCTAGCTCTTTAATGCATAGATAATTTGCTCTTGGTTAGAATTATTTCATCTCAGTTTgggaaaacaagtttttttttgtgATCAGAAGCTCTGATTACTGGTTGACATGGTAAGAATTACTTGATTTGATAATTGGACCAAATTCTGCCATAGCTACTGTAGTCAGGCACAATACCTACTTACAGACTGTCAGTCTTTTgatagcagtgtgtgtgtgtgtgtgtgtgtgtgtgtgtgtgtgtgtgtgtgtgtcttttgagCCTGTCAGGTAGTTAGTGCTCACTGATAAATTCTTGAAATGAATTGAATTTCTCATTATGCTTCCCTTTGCCATGGGGATTTTTCAGCTGTTTCAGCAATTTCtaaatgtgtgtgtattcatgGCTGGGAACTGCCTCAGTACATTTGGTAGTGCCTGCTCATTACCCGATATTAATTTTCCTATCTAATTTCCAACTTAAGTCTTACCCTTACTAATGAATaccttcctgttctttctcttcattGTACTATTCGTTTCATAATTTTTGAGGCTTTGTTAGCATTCATGTACagtttttgttactttatttggAGGCTTAGGTTCAATAAAATGAGTTCTTGTTTAGCACAGTTCTACAATGTGAAATTTGTAATGACTGTTATTGAAGGAAAGCACTTATGGTTTTTTTCTATTCACTTTTCTATCTTCAGGTATGATTTTGGTATAATTGCCACATGATGAAGCTTACAAAACCTGTTACTTTGTGTCAGTTGCGACAAGAACCATAATTATAATGCTGGTACAGACTTGTGTGCACAAACAGTGGAGAACTAAGTCTGGATATTCCACTTTGTTCAACAGACTAGTCACTGTGTTGGCTAACAGAATAgtagatttcatttaaaatagtatcTTTGAGCAAAAAGAATCTTGGAAGTTATGTACATTAACTTCCTTGTCCAGGTTGAGAAAACATAGGCAGAGAAGTTGAgtggtttgcttatttttggGGAGTAGTTGAAAGCTTGAAGGCTAAGAATATGCTGCAAACTCTTGTGAACTCAGGAGTCTTTGTATTTGCCAAAAATAGAGATGGGTCCAACCACCACAAGGTCTGAAATCTGTTCTCTGAACTTAGAAGTGATACTCAGTAAATCAGAATGATATGCTATATGTGGTGCAGGGTATAATATAAAGTAGGCACTTGATGAAATTTTGCTTATTGCTTGAAACATTGAAGGCTTGTGTGTACAATAAAGACATGATGAGTTCATTGtttcatgtggatttttttttccttagccatTTGGTTTTCTTGTTAGTATGTAGTGTTTAATAATCATACCCAAATTACTTGTCCTCTCTGTACCTTAGTTTATCTTTCTTGTCCCACCTTCCCTCCACACTAGATAGATGAACATGCTTTGGGGACAAACCTGAGTGTAGTTTAAGTTGTTCTGTTAATGTAGCTTAAGTGAATAATAGAGTAAGTAGAAATCACAGTAATTATGAAGGATAaagctcttattttcattttctccacttGGTGATATATAGTTCCTTGAAGTGTAGCccctaaaaatgtttgtttgtttgtttatttgtatttaaaaatttattttaggtaGGTTCCATGCCTAgattggggcttgaactcatgatcttgagatcaagagttgaaggctctactgactgagccaaccagacacccttAAAGatgttcatttgatttttatttatttttgagctttttaaaacaatttattattttttttagagagagcacgagcaggggagaggggcagagggagcgagagagagaatcctaagcaggctccctgctcagcacggagccccaatgtgggactccatcTGATGAACCTGATGTcaagacctgagtcgaaatcaagagaatattttttctgttcagatgTTAGTGTTGCTTGTATGAATATGTAAATACACAATGCTGAGAAATATGTTTTTGTGGTAGTTGTTTTGATCCTGAAATTAGATATACATGCTTTCAACATTCATACGAAATAGGATAGTTTATTGCTCTTTTTACACTATTCCTAGGAAATTTGAAAggacaaaaaagattaaaaattagaaaaaaaattttttttttacgattttttttttttttttaaattttttttttttttccaacgtttatttatttttgggacagagagagacagagcatgaacgggggaggggcagagagagagggagacacagaaccggaaacaggctccaggctctgagccatcagcccagagcctgacgcggggctcgaactcagggaccgcgagatcgtgacctggctgaagtcggacgctcaaccgactgcgccacccaggcgcccctttacgattttttttaatgtttatttatttattttgagaaagagtgagagcctacaagtcagggaggggcagagagagagggagagtgaatcccaagcagactccatgctgtcagcacagagtctgatgtggggctcgatttcatgaactttaggatcatgacctgagccgaaatcaagtgtcagtcactcaactaactgagccatccagatgccccccagatttaaaaatttttttagttattcttGTATAAATAGGGTCTTATCATaagcttaatatttttatttatttttaaaaaatgtttattttggggggcacctgggtgagtcacttaagtgtctgactttggctcaggttatgatctcgtggctcctgagttcaagccccgagtcaggtgctctgctgacagctcagagcctagagcctccttctgactctgtgtctacttctctctctgcccctcccctgcttgcattctgtctctcttcctttctcaaaaatacataaacattaaatttttttttaatgtttttatttatttttgagacagagagcatgagctggggaggagcagagagagggggagacacagaatccgaagccaggctctgagctgtcagcacagatcccgacgtggggcttaaactcacagactgtgagatcatgacctgaggcgaagtcggatgctcaaccgactgaaccacctaggcgcccccataaacattaaacaaaaaaatttttttttctaatggaaaagagtgtgagcaggggaggggctgaaagggaggcagacagagaatctgaagctggctctgtgctgacagcagagagctcaacatggggttcgaacccacgaactgtgagatcatgacctgagatgaagtcggatgcttagccacttgagccaccctagtgccctgaaaacttcatatatatacacacacacacacacacacacacacacacacacacacacatattttttaaaattaattattatatttttttttgagagagaacacaagttggggaggggcagagagagaggcagagaatctgcactgtcagcacagagactgatgtggggctcaaacccacaaactgtgaggtcatgacctgagccaaagtcagactctgaactgactgagctgcccagacgcCTCCCGAAAACTTCATTTTAACAATGTGAACAGTTCTCAGTGGTTCTACCCTACCCCCTACCTCACACATGCACAATACCCAGCACACACACCCCACGCTGTTATAAACTGTGGTTTTTTCCTTCCGTCAGCctgaattttataataaatgcttattagcACTTATTCTGTGAAttgacctttttaaaatatataactggTCTCTGCCATTAaatccaatagttcattttgtaAATAGGTTGACTAAAAGCTAGAAATGATACTTatttgaaaaaggaagagaagtgtAAAaagtaactcatttaaaaatattttcaagcagTGCTTAGTGCTGATGTTTGTAGTGAAAGTACTTTTTCCCTACCCTAGTGTCCTAGAACGAAAACTTCACCATGGCTACAGAAATTGGTTCTCCTCCTCGTTTTTTCCATATGCCAAGGTTCCAACACCAAGCACCTCGACAACTCTTTTATAAGCGACCTGATTTTGCACAGCAGCAAGCAATGCAACAGCTTACTTTTGATGGAAAACGGATGAGAAAAGCAGTAAACCGAAAAACCATAGACTATAATCCATCTGTAATTAAGTATTTGGAGGTAAGTTAATGTGCTTCTGATGAtcaaactttgtcttttttttaaaagagaaagtttttaaaatacagggtTATAAGCATAGCTGTGTCCTTGGATTAATGGGATGGAGTGCAGTTCCAGAGTGCAGCTGGTCACCAGTACATTGACTCTTTGCATGTGTGAGTCTTCTCAAAAATTGTGAAATTTAAACTCTAATTTAGAAATAGGCCTTGTTCTAAAGTTCATAGCAAATCTTAGAAAGTGGTACTTTAATCCCTAGGCCAGCCTTAAGACACTTGTTAAACCCACGTACATATGAAATGTTGACACTACCAATATGAGGATATTCCTGTGAGAACACACATTCAGAATAGCGGTTCTGCGTGTCTGAGGCTCTGGCACAAGGCACAGGGACTCTTCAGGCCCTGCTGGTGGGTGGCACTCACAGACAGGATAGGGGTCTGCAGAAACCTCTGTCTGATCTTTCTCCCTTTGAGTTCTTTATTTACTTGTCTTCACCAAGGAATTAGCCTCTGTGACTCGCTTTTGATTACTAACCCTATTACTTTGATCAGGTTTTGGTCTTCTCTGGCCTccaatgaagaaaatgtttgctttttcttaCCTGAGACCTGTTAAAGACCTGTTGGCATATTGGATATAATTAGTATGTTGCAGACATGAGAAAAAGATTCATTCAGAGGTGAAGACAGATTTAGGTTTTTCCAGGTAATTCAGTTGCAAAACTAGCCTAAGAGAGCTTGAGATGTCTTAAGACAACCAAGGGCAGGATACCAGAAATTGTTTTGTGCTGAGGattttgaagaaactgaagacatcTGCCTATCTATcccttattctttttccttttattaaagtaTGGTGAGAATGGTCAGCAGTATCTTAGATGATTGGTTGGGGATGAGGTGTAgtaaagagaggagggagattcTAAGCAATGTAAGTAGGGTAAGAGCTCTCtctcgagctctctctcttttaatttttaatttttttaaatgtctttatttttgagagaaggggagagacagaatatgagttggggggaggggcagagggtgtgtgagagagagagagagagagagagagagagagagagagagagaatatgaatctgaagcaggctctgagctgtcagcacagtgcccaacacggggctcgaactcaccaaccgtgaggtcgttacctgagctaaagtcagacacaactgactgagccacccaggtgcccctgatttttaaaaaatttttttctggggcacctgggttgctctgttaagcgtctgactcttggttttggctcaggtcatgatttcacacgttgtgggtttgagccccacatcaggctctgtgctgggagctcagggtctgcttgggatttctctctccctctctctctgccctttccccattcatgctcgttctttcacacacacaaaaataaacaaacatagaaaaaaaatttttttctgtgtttattttgagagagagaaggagtgctGTGGGCACATGAGTGGcagaagtgcagagagagggggagagagaaaatcctaagcaggctctgtgttgtcagtgcagagtccaaggTGTAGCTTAACCTCACCAacggaggtcatgacctgagcggaaatcaagattctggtgcttaacccactgaaccactcaggcacccctaggataAGATCTCTTTAAGATACCCACTGTTATCTTTGTGTTAGAACCTGTGAAAAGGTTTTAATCCTATTTTCTCCCCATTTGATAGCAGCTTACATTCTGTTAATGCTTACTTTAGTTTGAAACTGAGTATAATGCGCcatatgttaattaattaatttgtttatttcaaacagaatagaatatggcaaagagACCAGAGAGACATGCGGGCAGTTCAGCCTGACGCAGGTTATTATAATGATGTGAGTATTAAGATGTGTCACACTAGTTTAATAAAACCTCTTTGCTTGGACATTTGAACCTAAAACTATGTGACCTCAAATGCaacatggaattttctttttacggatttataattaaaacaaaagattccTAAAGAGATAATATAACATGTATGTACTCCATTGGTTTTTatctcaattaaaatttttcttgtacTCTAATGGTGGGTGAACTTTTTATTTGGGGCTTAAAGCCATGTCTAACAAAAGACTGCACTACCTCAAAGTCTGTGGAATACAAAAGCTGATTTTAAATTTGGCTTATTGtgaaacatgtttttattatgttgaccTTGAGAGGTAATTGGTGAAATCTGgtacttgatttttttgtttttttattaataatgggCATTTAACTGTcctgtgtctcagtttttttaaatttaattaatactGACTGATTATTATCTATAATAATAGTTTTTTGAAAGTCCTGTATAGTCTTGAATTTGtctttacatgttgaaataattaCCTTGCTCTGTCCCTGGTTTATGCTCTGTGCATAATCAGGAGCTCTTTAAAacccaattttctctttttgtagcTGGTCCCACCTATAGGGATGTTGAACAATCCTATGAATGCAGTAACAACAAAATTTGTTCGAACATCAACAAATAAAGTAAAGTGTCCCGTATTTGTTGTTAGGGTAAGTATTCTTTTGGatgttttttggaaaagttaaTCCTGAGTTAATCTGTACATATGCTTAACAggacagagaaaattaaattattttaaatatatatatctggtaTGAACATTGGTGTGTTGCTAATAAATCTTTTGAAATACCCAGTCACTTACCTACTATAGCCACATTGAGTAAGATACTGCTTTTGGATTGTTCTTCATGTTACAATTTCCATAGAATTCTCTGCGCAGGCCATAGATCTATATTGCAGCAGGTCTCGGACTTGCTCTTGAATAGGGATGCTTTTGCTGCTGTTTAGAAAGTGCATCTCAGGGTTAATGAAGACTGTTAGGTGTCACTAGTAAGGAAAACACCTGAGAAGAGCTAAAGACCAATAGTCAACCATAAATATTAGCTCCATTAaggtacatagtaggtactccATACATttgcatgaaattaaaaaatgtatatttttaaataaatagtggaTTGACATGGTTCAAAACTTGAGAATTTGAAGGGGTTTGGAATAAAAAGTCTTCCCATCTTTGTCTCCCAGGCATTCAGTTAATATTACCATTTGTGATAGTATaatcattttctttgtgatttgctAAGTAAGAATGTACTTGTTGGTTAGCAGTACATCAAGTCCAGAAATGTAAGATAGCTAA is a genomic window containing:
- the WDR33 gene encoding pre-mRNA 3' end processing protein WDR33 isoform X11, whose protein sequence is MATEIGSPPRFFHMPRFQHQAPRQLFYKRPDFAQQQAMQQLTFDGKRMRKAVNRKTIDYNPSVIKYLENRIWQRDQRDMRAVQPDAGYYNDLVPPIGMLNNPMNAVTTKFVRTSTNKVKCPVFVVRWTPEGRRLVTGASSGEFTLWNGLTFNFETILQAHDSPVRAMTWSHNDMWMLTADHGGYVKYWQSNMNNVKMFQAHKEAIREASFSPTDNKFATCSDDGTVRIWDFLRCHEERILRGR
- the WDR33 gene encoding pre-mRNA 3' end processing protein WDR33 isoform X10, translating into MATEIGSPPRFFHMPRFQHQAPRQLFYKRPDFAQQQAMQQLTFDGKRMRKAVNRKTIDYNPSVIKYLENRIWQRDQRDMRAVQPDAGYYNDLVPPIGMLNNPMNAVTTKFVRTSTNKVKCPVFVVRWTPEGRRLVTGASSGEFTLWNGLTFNFETILQAHDSPVRAMTWSHNDMWMLTADHGGYVKYWQSNMNNVKMFQAHKEAIREASFSPTDNKFATCSDDGTVRIWDFLRCHEERILRDGN
- the WDR33 gene encoding pre-mRNA 3' end processing protein WDR33 isoform X9, which codes for MATEIGSPPRFFHMPRFQHQAPRQLFYKRPDFAQQQAMQQLTFDGKRMRKAVNRKTIDYNPSVIKYLENRIWQRDQRDMRAVQPDAGYYNDLVPPIGMLNNPMNAVTTKFVRTSTNKVKCPVFVVRWTPEGRRLVTGASSGEFTLWNGLTFNFETILQAHDSPVRAMTWSHNDMWMLTADHGGYVKYWQSNMNNVKMFQAHKEAIREASFSPTDNKFATCSDDGTVRIWDFLRCHEERILRALYLKTVIMSS